Proteins from one Athalia rosae chromosome 8, iyAthRosa1.1, whole genome shotgun sequence genomic window:
- the LOC125502118 gene encoding uncharacterized protein LOC125502118, with the protein MSALSRVKKVRSGRVSETQIKAMIDFMEGNKSLATGKFPGMNGRDTLRQKWDELGSYLNTMKGAQKNSAQWQVTWRDLKSKTSMKIRNIRNARAMTGNKEVNEEEISSLDERIIGLIGSSYVEGSSECPDSIPEEQELIDRLVAADDTVLAEPPVVYSVFSQNSEETNVVCEATADVASTSNQIPGRSAEKRAAAVPASTRAKRLCNREKLSTQLQNSKQEFLEISKTHANAMTTMAEAMKVLAESSLIAAKAAEQQAAAAVQQAQTEKLRTEVFQKLTNVLEQFLPQYCDM; encoded by the exons ATGAGCGCATTATCAC gTGTAAAAAAAGTAAGGAGCGGTCGTGTGTCGGAGACACAAATCAAGGCGATGATAGATTTCATGGAAGGTAACAAAAGCCTGGCCACTGGGAAATTCCCTGGGATGAACGGGAGAGATACGTTGCGCCAGAAATGGGACGAGCTGGGTAGCTACTTAAATACGATGAAGGGTGCCCAAAAAAATAGCGCGCAGTGGCAAGTG ACATGGAGGGATTTGAAAAGCAAAACCTCtatgaaaatacgaaatattcgTAATGCTAGAGCTATGACGGGCAACAAAGAAgtaaacgaagaagaaatatcCTCACTCGACGAGCGAATCATCGGCTTGATTGGAAGTTCCTACGTTGAGGGTAGCAGCGAATGTCCAGATAGCATACCAGAAGAACAA GAATTGATTGATCGTCTGGTTGCTGCAGATGACACAGTGTTGGCCGAGCCACCAGTTGTTTACTCGGTATTTTCGCAAAATAGCGAAGAGACCAACGTTGTTTGTGAAGCAACAGCCGACGTGGCGTCAACTTCCAACCAAATTCCTGGCCGTTCTGCTGAAAAGAGAGCTGCAGCCGTACCAGCTTCAACGCGTGCAAAGCGACTTT GTAATCGAGAGAAGCTCAGCACGCAACTGCAAAACTCTAAACAAGAGTTTTTGGAAATATCCAAAACACATGCAAATGCGATGACG ACTATGGCCGAAGCGATGAAAGTTCTGGCTGAATCGTCATTAATTGCTGCCAAAGCAGCTGAACAACAAGCAGCTGCTGCAGTGCAGCAAGCACAGACTGAAAAACTGAGGACAGAAGTCTTCCAAAAACTGACCAATGTTTTAGAACAATTTTTACCGCAATATTGCGATATGTAA